One genomic window of Desulfuromonas sp. AOP6 includes the following:
- a CDS encoding GspE/PulE family protein: protein MSIRQKIRIGDLLVQNGIISEKQLETALATQKKTGTKLGNTLIELGYVSSQRFLEFLGEQLRIPYVDLKFYQYKAEIVRLLPETFSRRYRAIVLAEAPDHLLVGMADPTDIFAYDELVKILKRPVKLAVVRETDLLRTIDSVYRRTDEIVNIAEELGEELSQGDVNLADLLPDSQLEDAPVVRLLRSLFEDAVQVGASDIHIEPDEKVLRIRQRIDGVLQEQVMKEKRIAAALVSRLKLMSGLDISERRLPQDGRFNIKVRGRSVDVRLSTMPLQYGESVVMRLLDQSGGILSLDQVGMPDHLLRRFRALVTRPHGMVLVTGPTGSGKTTTLYAALNELNQAEKKIITVEDPVEYRLPRINQVQVHPRIGLTFASVLRAGLRQDPDVIMVGEMRDQETAEIGLRAAMTGHMVLSTLHTNDAVSTALRLLDMEAEGYVVASALNAVLAQRLVRRLCDSCTVEAEPDPRQASWLRATVGSKGTDLKFKKGTGCPNCNNTGYQGRIGIFELLEIDHALADALRRNDNAAFASAAHKQKGFQPLALCALKYAAEGTTSLDEVLRIAGQVEEFETDDEQVAAN from the coding sequence GCTCGGCAACACCCTGATCGAACTCGGCTACGTCAGCTCCCAGCGCTTTCTCGAATTTCTGGGCGAGCAGCTGCGCATCCCCTATGTCGATCTCAAGTTCTACCAGTACAAGGCCGAGATCGTGCGGCTGCTGCCAGAGACCTTCTCCCGGCGTTACCGGGCCATCGTCCTGGCCGAGGCTCCTGATCACCTGCTGGTGGGGATGGCCGACCCCACCGATATCTTCGCTTACGACGAACTGGTCAAAATTCTCAAGCGCCCCGTCAAGCTGGCCGTCGTGCGCGAGACCGACCTGCTGCGCACCATCGACAGCGTCTATCGCCGCACCGACGAGATCGTCAACATCGCCGAAGAGCTGGGGGAAGAACTCTCCCAGGGGGATGTCAATCTGGCCGATCTCCTGCCCGACAGTCAGCTGGAGGATGCCCCCGTCGTCCGTCTGCTGCGCTCCCTCTTTGAGGATGCCGTGCAGGTGGGGGCGTCGGACATCCACATCGAGCCGGACGAAAAGGTCCTGCGCATCCGCCAGCGCATCGACGGCGTGTTGCAGGAGCAGGTGATGAAGGAGAAGCGCATCGCCGCCGCCCTCGTCTCCCGTCTCAAGCTCATGAGCGGCCTGGATATCTCCGAGCGCCGCCTCCCCCAGGACGGCCGTTTCAACATCAAGGTGCGCGGACGCAGTGTCGACGTGCGTCTCTCCACCATGCCCCTGCAGTATGGCGAGTCGGTGGTCATGCGCCTGCTCGATCAGTCTGGCGGCATTCTCAGCCTCGACCAGGTGGGAATGCCCGACCATCTCCTGCGGCGCTTTCGCGCTCTGGTTACCCGGCCTCACGGCATGGTGCTGGTCACCGGCCCCACCGGCAGCGGCAAAACCACGACCCTGTACGCCGCCCTCAATGAACTGAACCAGGCGGAAAAGAAGATCATCACTGTCGAAGATCCGGTGGAATACCGGCTGCCGCGCATCAACCAGGTGCAGGTTCATCCCCGTATCGGCCTGACCTTCGCCAGCGTGCTGCGGGCCGGCCTGCGCCAGGACCCCGACGTCATCATGGTCGGTGAAATGCGCGACCAGGAAACCGCCGAAATCGGGCTGCGGGCGGCCATGACCGGCCACATGGTGCTTTCCACCCTGCACACCAACGACGCGGTGAGCACGGCCCTGCGCCTGCTCGACATGGAAGCGGAAGGGTATGTGGTGGCCAGCGCCCTCAATGCCGTCCTTGCCCAGCGCCTGGTGCGACGCCTGTGCGACAGCTGCACCGTCGAGGCCGAACCGGACCCCCGCCAGGCCAGTTGGCTGCGGGCCACGGTCGGTTCGAAAGGGACGGATCTGAAATTCAAGAAAGGCACCGGCTGCCCCAACTGTAATAACACCGGCTACCAGGGCCGCATCGGTATTTTTGAACTGCTGGAGATCGACCACGCCCTGGCCGATGCTCTGCGCCGCAACGACAATGCCGCCTTCGCCAGTGCCGCCCACAAGCAGAAGGGTTTTCAGCCTTTGGCCCTGTGCGCCCTGAAGTACGCCGCCGAAGGGACCACCAGTCTGGACGAGGTTCTGCGCATCGCCGGGCAGGTGGAAGAGTTCGAGACGGACGACGAACAGGTCGCGGCGAATTAA
- a CDS encoding prepilin-type N-terminal cleavage/methylation domain-containing protein translates to MTAAEREVKNPTRLGQGGFTLLELIVVVAIVAILFTVGLNKYLELLVEVERATMEQNIGIMRSAVAMQVAKKIVGDDLDGLSELAESNPMTYLAEQPQNYLGELHQADPAAIEGGSWYFDTAGNILIYRVKNTGYFQSALAGPKRARFKIDLVYADHNGSGRFEPRIDALEGLRLAALEPYQWLKKRQAKED, encoded by the coding sequence ATGACGGCTGCTGAAAGAGAAGTCAAAAACCCGACACGGCTGGGGCAGGGCGGCTTCACCCTGCTGGAGCTAATCGTGGTGGTGGCGATTGTCGCCATCCTCTTCACCGTCGGACTGAACAAATATCTCGAGCTGCTCGTTGAGGTCGAGCGGGCCACCATGGAGCAGAATATCGGTATCATGCGCAGCGCCGTGGCCATGCAGGTGGCGAAGAAGATTGTCGGGGATGATCTCGACGGCCTGAGCGAGCTGGCCGAGAGCAATCCCATGACGTATCTGGCCGAGCAGCCGCAAAACTATCTCGGCGAGCTGCACCAGGCCGACCCAGCCGCCATCGAAGGCGGTAGCTGGTATTTTGATACCGCCGGCAACATCCTGATTTACCGAGTGAAGAACACCGGCTATTTTCAGAGCGCGTTGGCCGGGCCGAAACGGGCGCGTTTTAAGATCGATCTGGTCTACGCCGACCATAACGGCTCCGGCCGTTTTGAACCGAGAATCGATGCGCTGGAGGGCCTGCGCCTGGCCGCGCTCGAACCTTACCAATGGTTGAAAAAACGACAGGCAAAGGAGGACTGA
- a CDS encoding pilus assembly protein MshP, whose product MSMMTRSRNQKGYTLVNALFILVVLAALGAFMVTMSGVQSRTPVLALQGARAYQAAQAGIEWGIAQSAAGVCTASSAFIVEGFAVTLACTATPVSEGTTTYNVYEISALAEMGSYGAPEYVSRRIEARVTGL is encoded by the coding sequence ATGAGCATGATGACTCGCTCCCGCAATCAAAAAGGGTACACCCTGGTCAATGCCCTCTTCATCCTGGTGGTGCTGGCGGCTCTGGGCGCTTTCATGGTGACCATGAGCGGCGTGCAGTCGCGGACGCCGGTGCTGGCCCTGCAGGGAGCCCGCGCTTACCAGGCGGCCCAGGCCGGCATCGAGTGGGGCATCGCTCAAAGTGCCGCTGGTGTCTGCACCGCGAGTTCCGCCTTTATCGTGGAAGGCTTTGCCGTCACCCTGGCCTGCACGGCGACGCCGGTCAGCGAAGGAACGACGACCTACAACGTCTATGAAATCAGCGCCCTGGCCGAGATGGGGAGCTACGGAGCGCCGGAATATGTGTCGCGGCGGATCGAGGCGCGGGTGACAGGGCTGTGA
- a CDS encoding DUF6701 domain-containing protein: protein MGHRQWFLMAAVVAFFFLFVFQGKAIAAGSCSVDYLNRVTINEVRSLGGEQWVELKLLDASIPPSVYNSWSITVCENKNSNNCSTYVLGSSAVIQNWPYLVINNVSHLNLSLNGAMDILLKDGNGDYLDYLVVNQANLSRPPQDHSCTEPGFPYPTTLATTLSQLKGIARAPDGTGPWMEYEESGAQGEATEGDSNDTGTFPDGTPIPRIVVSDVMVAKGDAAAFVVQLQDEKGTVTSFPYAVHVDYKTLNYTAFAGIDYVAKEGTAIQGSALVIPAGTSAATIDIQTLEKATAPDGSVFFVVLSNPVYEHDGGALNALLMDHFATGTLNGTLPSLDHFHIDHPGSALSCQRADVTIRACQTADCSVLYPDPVSVTLAPTGWIGGSTQTIAGGAPTVFQLRHNTVGTVTLDVTTSDVPATGPVQCTIGGVAASCDLLFADSGFLFDIPAQTSCQDSADVTIAAVKADPADPQACVGDDSFAGQSKAVSFWSSYVLPASGSRALQVNGTAVATGLPGTPLTLSFDGNARSSIRISYQDAGQVRLDARYEGSGEEAGLVMAGNDTFTVKPYRLHVLATVDGLAPLNNSGSTGEPKLAAGLPFQAEVRGVCQDGSLAPNFAAATTLSAVAPFAPAPGVLSGGSLSAADFSGGAATALVSYSEVGTLTLQADVADYLGAGSLSGTSATVGRFTPHHFDVVPNSPQFAPTCGPFSYLGQPFTYATAPVLQVIARNAGGAITRNYTGAWWKLSGASLAGKRYLAENGTLDESLLPATDPVILDQGDGTGTLTFDAGGGLGFVRTTLTAPFAAEIRLEIDVIDEDGIVYAGNPAAFGEAIAGNGIAFTDGTKEMRFGRLTMQNAYGSELIPLNLPLRAEYFDGSTFVGNLEDSCTPYDGSLAVLSNYTANLQAGETTASGVGSLLGGIDNPLSPLQLSAPGAGNDGSVDVSLPVDFWLRFDWDGNGSHDNDPSARASFGIYKGNSRMIYWGERVR, encoded by the coding sequence ATGGGGCATAGGCAATGGTTCTTGATGGCGGCTGTCGTGGCCTTCTTTTTCCTGTTTGTGTTTCAAGGAAAAGCGATCGCGGCCGGCAGTTGTTCGGTCGATTACCTCAATCGCGTAACGATCAATGAAGTGCGTTCCCTCGGCGGTGAGCAGTGGGTTGAGCTGAAACTGCTCGATGCCAGCATTCCGCCAAGTGTCTACAACTCCTGGTCGATCACCGTCTGTGAAAACAAGAACAGTAACAACTGTTCCACGTATGTGTTGGGTTCTTCGGCTGTTATCCAGAACTGGCCCTACCTCGTAATCAATAATGTCTCGCACCTTAATTTGAGTTTAAATGGTGCCATGGACATCCTTCTCAAAGACGGCAACGGCGACTATCTGGACTATCTGGTCGTCAACCAGGCGAATCTGAGCCGGCCGCCTCAGGACCATTCCTGTACGGAGCCCGGATTTCCTTATCCCACTACACTGGCAACGACACTCTCGCAACTCAAGGGGATTGCACGGGCCCCCGACGGAACGGGCCCCTGGATGGAATATGAGGAGAGCGGGGCGCAAGGCGAAGCTACCGAAGGGGATTCAAACGACACAGGGACCTTTCCGGATGGAACCCCTATCCCGCGAATCGTGGTTTCGGATGTCATGGTAGCCAAAGGAGACGCGGCGGCGTTCGTTGTCCAACTTCAGGATGAAAAGGGAACAGTGACCTCTTTTCCATATGCGGTGCATGTGGACTATAAAACTCTAAACTATACGGCTTTTGCAGGAATTGATTATGTCGCCAAAGAGGGAACCGCAATCCAGGGCTCTGCGCTGGTGATTCCGGCCGGGACGTCCGCGGCAACGATCGACATTCAGACCTTGGAAAAAGCCACCGCCCCTGATGGCTCTGTTTTTTTTGTGGTTCTTAGCAACCCTGTCTATGAACACGACGGAGGGGCTCTCAACGCGCTGTTGATGGACCATTTCGCAACAGGGACTCTCAATGGTACCCTGCCGTCTCTCGACCACTTCCATATCGACCATCCCGGTAGCGCCTTGTCCTGCCAGCGGGCCGACGTAACGATACGGGCCTGCCAGACCGCGGACTGCAGCGTGCTTTATCCCGACCCCGTCAGTGTCACCCTGGCGCCGACGGGATGGATCGGCGGCAGCACACAGACCATCGCCGGTGGCGCGCCGACCGTTTTTCAGCTGCGGCATAACACCGTCGGTACGGTCACCTTGGATGTGACCACTTCGGATGTGCCGGCTACCGGGCCGGTGCAGTGCACTATTGGCGGGGTGGCGGCCAGCTGCGATCTCCTTTTTGCCGACAGCGGCTTTCTCTTTGACATACCAGCGCAGACGTCTTGCCAGGATTCTGCGGATGTGACCATCGCCGCCGTCAAAGCCGATCCGGCTGATCCCCAGGCCTGCGTGGGCGATGACAGTTTTGCCGGGCAAAGTAAGGCTGTCTCTTTCTGGTCCAGCTATGTGCTGCCTGCTTCCGGCAGCCGCGCGCTGCAGGTCAACGGCACGGCTGTTGCCACAGGTTTGCCGGGAACGCCGCTGACGCTGAGTTTTGACGGCAACGCCCGCAGCTCCATCCGGATTTCTTACCAAGACGCCGGTCAGGTGCGACTCGACGCCCGCTACGAAGGCAGCGGCGAAGAGGCCGGGCTGGTGATGGCGGGCAACGATACCTTCACCGTCAAACCTTACCGTCTCCATGTCCTCGCCACGGTGGACGGCCTTGCCCCCCTGAACAACAGCGGTTCGACCGGTGAACCGAAGCTGGCGGCCGGGCTGCCCTTTCAGGCTGAAGTGCGAGGCGTCTGCCAGGACGGCAGTCTGGCGCCCAACTTCGCGGCGGCTACGACCCTGTCCGCCGTGGCGCCCTTTGCGCCGGCGCCGGGGGTTTTAAGCGGTGGATCTCTGTCAGCGGCCGATTTCAGTGGCGGTGCCGCCACGGCTCTGGTCAGCTACAGCGAAGTGGGCACTCTGACCCTGCAGGCGGATGTGGCCGACTATCTGGGTGCCGGCAGTCTCAGCGGCACCAGTGCCACGGTGGGCCGCTTCACGCCTCACCACTTTGACGTCGTGCCCAATTCACCGCAGTTTGCCCCGACCTGCGGACCTTTCTCCTATCTCGGCCAGCCCTTCACCTATGCGACCGCACCCGTACTCCAGGTCATCGCCCGCAATGCCGGCGGCGCCATAACGCGCAACTACACCGGTGCCTGGTGGAAGTTGTCTGGCGCCAGTCTGGCGGGCAAACGGTATCTGGCCGAAAACGGCACGCTCGATGAGTCGCTGCTCCCCGCCACCGATCCGGTCATCCTCGACCAGGGGGACGGCACCGGCACCCTCACCTTTGATGCTGGCGGTGGCCTGGGCTTTGTTCGCACGACGCTGACGGCCCCCTTTGCGGCGGAAATCCGGCTGGAGATCGATGTGATCGACGAGGATGGCATCGTCTACGCCGGCAATCCTGCCGCTTTCGGTGAGGCCATCGCCGGCAACGGGATTGCCTTTACCGACGGCACCAAGGAGATGCGTTTCGGGCGGCTGACAATGCAGAACGCCTACGGCTCCGAACTCATCCCCCTGAATCTTCCCCTGCGGGCCGAATATTTTGATGGTAGCACCTTTGTGGGCAACTTGGAGGACAGCTGTACCCCGTATGACGGTTCACTTGCGGTTCTGTCCAATTACACCGCCAACCTGCAGGCAGGAGAGACGACCGCCAGTGGCGTCGGCAGCCTGCTCGGCGGGATCGACAACCCCCTGAGCCCGCTGCAGCTCAGCGCCCCCGGTGCTGGCAATGACGGCAGTGTCGACGTAAGCCTCCCCGTCGATTTCTGGCTTCGCTTCGATTGGGATGGCAACGGCTCCCACGACAATGATCCGTCAGCGCGAGCTAGTTTTGGGATTTATAAGGGGAATTCTCGGATGATTTACTGGGGGGAGCGGGTGCGTTAG
- a CDS encoding prepilin-type N-terminal cleavage/methylation domain-containing protein, with protein sequence MPAGFTLVELIVIIVILGTISALAAPRFFDLRVFQQRGFFDETVSAVRYAQKLAVGSGCDVQVTLGSAGYSLRQRNNCDTISAFALAVPHPSKSGAFAAAPPAGVSLAAATIVFTPLGQAVNTARTPTDFNGLSIGGKTFHVIGETGYVDVP encoded by the coding sequence ATGCCTGCGGGCTTTACACTGGTTGAGCTGATTGTCATAATCGTCATCCTTGGCACTATCTCCGCCCTTGCTGCCCCTCGCTTCTTTGATCTGCGCGTTTTTCAGCAGCGCGGTTTCTTCGATGAAACCGTTTCAGCGGTGCGCTATGCTCAGAAGCTGGCGGTGGGCAGCGGTTGCGACGTACAGGTGACTCTTGGCTCTGCGGGTTACAGTCTGCGGCAGCGCAACAATTGTGATACCATCAGCGCTTTCGCCCTCGCCGTACCTCACCCCAGCAAGAGTGGCGCTTTTGCTGCTGCACCCCCCGCCGGGGTGAGTTTGGCAGCGGCCACCATCGTTTTCACTCCCTTGGGGCAGGCCGTCAACACGGCCCGCACACCCACCGATTTCAACGGACTGAGTATCGGCGGCAAGACCTTCCATGTCATCGGTGAAACAGGCTACGTGGACGTGCCATGA
- a CDS encoding prepilin-type N-terminal cleavage/methylation domain-containing protein translates to MGNQKGFTLIELVVVIVILGILAAVAVPKYLDLKTEANEAQANGVYAAAQTAVAFNHAAKLVGKDPNQMPCYDATHCSTGLLVTTGDAGVCLANGIDELPTGWSASGDTLTATLNTVTYTITVNADETATTPATLTKSW, encoded by the coding sequence ATGGGTAATCAAAAAGGTTTTACGCTGATCGAACTGGTGGTGGTGATTGTTATCCTGGGTATTCTGGCAGCCGTGGCGGTGCCTAAGTATCTTGATCTTAAAACCGAAGCGAATGAAGCTCAAGCTAATGGTGTATATGCGGCAGCGCAGACCGCTGTCGCGTTTAATCATGCAGCAAAGCTTGTCGGGAAGGACCCCAACCAAATGCCTTGTTATGATGCAACCCACTGTTCGACTGGTTTGCTTGTGACCACCGGTGATGCAGGTGTTTGTCTTGCAAATGGAATTGATGAATTGCCGACAGGATGGAGCGCCTCTGGTGATACACTTACAGCAACATTAAACACTGTTACATATACGATCACTGTCAATGCTGATGAAACAGCAACTACACCCGCAACACTGACAAAGAGTTGGTAA
- a CDS encoding type II secretion system F family protein: MANFHYKARTAQGKLVEGTVEAPSAEAVASQLLEGAMTPVAIREAAREIDLGALFREKLRRGGGVELDDLILFCRQMYTLTKAGVPIIRALKGLVETARKPQMGRTLKAVCDDLEAGRDLSGALARHPKVFPLLLTSMVQVGESTGRLDETFLQVANYLTLEKDTIDRVKQAMRYPTFVVVAISIAIAILSLFVIPTFEKVFKGFGAELPLPTKIILGLSRFSVTYWPHLLLALVAIFFGVRQWLKTERGRYLWDRAKLRLPVVGSIIQRATLTRFARAFSMGFTAGVPLVQALSFTARAVDNVYVGERLEQMRHSIERGDTLTRSARATEMFTPLVLQMLAVGEETGAVDQMLLEVAEFYEREVDYDLKNITSAIEPILIVFIGGMVLVLALGVFLPMWNLSQVAR, from the coding sequence ATGGCGAACTTTCATTACAAGGCGCGCACCGCGCAGGGAAAGCTGGTCGAGGGGACGGTCGAAGCGCCGTCGGCCGAGGCCGTGGCCTCCCAGTTGCTCGAGGGCGCCATGACGCCCGTCGCCATCCGTGAAGCTGCCCGGGAAATCGACCTGGGGGCCCTGTTCCGGGAAAAACTCCGTCGCGGCGGCGGGGTGGAGCTCGACGACCTCATCCTCTTCTGCCGGCAGATGTACACCCTGACCAAGGCCGGCGTGCCGATCATCCGGGCCCTCAAGGGACTGGTGGAGACGGCCAGAAAGCCGCAGATGGGGCGGACCCTCAAGGCCGTCTGCGACGATCTCGAAGCGGGACGCGATCTCTCCGGCGCCCTGGCCCGACATCCCAAGGTCTTTCCCCTGCTGCTGACCAGCATGGTGCAGGTGGGGGAGAGCACCGGCCGTCTTGACGAGACCTTTCTGCAGGTGGCCAACTATCTGACCCTCGAAAAGGACACCATCGACCGGGTCAAGCAGGCCATGCGCTACCCCACCTTTGTGGTGGTGGCCATCAGCATCGCCATCGCCATTCTGAGCCTTTTCGTCATTCCGACTTTCGAAAAGGTGTTCAAGGGGTTCGGCGCCGAACTGCCGCTGCCGACCAAGATTATCCTCGGCCTGTCGCGCTTTTCCGTCACCTACTGGCCGCATCTTCTGCTGGCGCTGGTGGCGATCTTCTTCGGTGTGCGCCAGTGGCTCAAAACCGAGCGGGGGCGTTACCTGTGGGACCGGGCCAAGCTGCGTCTACCCGTGGTGGGGAGCATTATCCAGCGGGCCACCCTGACCCGCTTCGCCCGCGCCTTCTCCATGGGCTTCACTGCCGGCGTCCCCCTGGTACAGGCCCTGAGTTTCACGGCGCGGGCGGTGGACAACGTCTATGTCGGCGAGCGGCTGGAGCAGATGCGCCACAGCATCGAACGGGGCGACACCCTCACCCGCAGCGCCCGTGCCACCGAGATGTTCACCCCCCTGGTGCTGCAGATGCTGGCCGTCGGCGAGGAGACCGGCGCTGTCGACCAGATGCTGCTGGAGGTGGCCGAGTTCTACGAAAGGGAGGTCGATTACGACCTCAAAAATATCACCAGCGCCATCGAGCCGATCCTCATCGTCTTTATCGGCGGCATGGTCCTGGTGCTGGCCCTCGGGGTCTTTCTGCCCATGTGGAACCTGTCGCAGGTGGCGCGTTGA
- a CDS encoding prepilin-type N-terminal cleavage/methylation domain-containing protein has product MSPFGHSYGNCRGVTLVELVIAMMVISIALGGVLLVMNYTTARSADPLLQRQAVAIAEAYLEEILLKPYADPDGVDGEGSRALYDDVDDYDGLADSGARDQGGAAIAGLANYTVNVSVQPATVNGVAMLRAQVTVDMPGGGSLTLAGYRANY; this is encoded by the coding sequence ATGAGTCCCTTCGGTCATTCATACGGCAACTGCCGCGGTGTTACTCTGGTCGAGCTGGTCATTGCCATGATGGTGATCTCCATCGCTCTTGGCGGCGTATTGCTGGTCATGAACTATACGACGGCCCGCAGCGCCGACCCGCTGCTGCAGCGGCAGGCGGTGGCCATCGCCGAGGCCTATCTGGAAGAAATCCTGCTCAAGCCCTATGCCGATCCCGACGGGGTCGATGGCGAAGGCAGCCGCGCCCTCTATGATGATGTGGATGATTACGACGGTCTGGCCGATAGCGGCGCCCGCGACCAGGGCGGTGCCGCCATTGCCGGGTTGGCGAACTACACGGTAAACGTCAGTGTGCAGCCGGCAACAGTCAACGGTGTGGCCATGCTGCGGGCGCAGGTGACGGTGGATATGCCCGGCGGGGGCAGTCTGACTCTGGCCGGCTATCGGGCCAATTATTAA
- a CDS encoding prepilin-type N-terminal cleavage/methylation domain-containing protein, with the protein MKAAMANRRQGEKGFTLVELVTVIVLVGILGAMSVAFITKPIEGYVALSRRAELVDAADNALRRMQRDIRQALPNSVRIGAGGLSLELLHTSDGGRYRLQGPGDTLNFGDATDSSFDVLGGLRPAPPAGSDLVIYNLSASATTGNAYQAPADNRFAIDSANSSASLIQFIPKVPLAAFPRSSPYQRFFIVDGPVSYVCDPAAGTLTRHDGYAIAPSPVIGSGDLVTRQVKSCNFTYQPGTSQRAGLVTLTLTLEGAPSAERVTLLHQVHVLNSP; encoded by the coding sequence ATGAAGGCAGCCATGGCAAACCGCCGGCAAGGCGAAAAGGGCTTCACCCTGGTGGAGCTGGTCACGGTGATCGTGCTCGTCGGCATTCTCGGGGCCATGAGCGTGGCCTTTATCACCAAACCGATCGAGGGCTACGTGGCCCTTTCCCGGCGAGCCGAACTGGTGGACGCCGCTGACAACGCTTTGCGCCGCATGCAGCGCGACATCCGGCAGGCCTTGCCCAACAGCGTGCGCATTGGGGCGGGGGGGCTCTCCCTCGAGCTTTTGCACACCAGCGATGGGGGGCGTTACCGCCTGCAGGGGCCGGGTGACACCCTCAATTTCGGTGATGCCACGGATAGCTCTTTCGATGTGCTTGGCGGTCTGCGGCCGGCACCTCCGGCCGGCAGTGACCTAGTCATCTACAACCTGTCCGCCAGCGCCACCACCGGCAACGCCTACCAAGCGCCGGCCGACAACCGTTTTGCCATCGACAGTGCCAACAGCAGTGCCAGTCTGATCCAGTTTATTCCCAAGGTGCCGTTGGCGGCCTTTCCCCGCTCCTCTCCCTATCAGCGGTTTTTTATTGTCGATGGCCCGGTAAGTTATGTATGCGATCCGGCCGCCGGCACCCTGACCCGACATGACGGCTACGCCATCGCCCCCAGCCCGGTGATCGGTTCCGGCGACCTGGTGACGCGCCAGGTGAAAAGCTGCAACTTTACTTATCAGCCGGGCACCAGCCAGCGGGCGGGCCTGGTGACGCTGACTCTCACCCTGGAGGGTGCGCCCTCGGCAGAACGGGTGACCCTGCTGCACCAGGTGCATGTCCTGAATTCGCCATGA